The Roseibium sp. Sym1 nucleotide sequence GGCCAGCACGACGCCGACCGGCGAGAGACCGGCCAGCATCGCCACGACGATGCCCGAATAGCCGAAACCGGGCGACAGGTCCGCGGTGAGGTATCCCTTCAAACCGGCGACTTCGCCGACACCGGCCAGACCGGCAAGCGCGCCGGAGAGCAGGCCGACGCGCACGAAGGTCGCGGTGACCGGGATGCCGGCATGGCGCGCGGCGGCGGCGTTTTCGCCGACGGCCCGGATTTCAAATCCCCAGACGGTGCGCTTGAGCAGGAACCAGATCCCGAGCGAAGCGGCGAGAGCGAGAACGAGACCCCAGTGAATGCGCATCCTTGCCATCAGCTTGGGCAGGGCGGCCTCGTCGAGGATCGGTTCGGATTGCGGCCAGCCCATGCCCATCGGGTCCTGCATCGGGCCTTCCAGCATCATCTGCACGAACAGCAGGATGACAAAGTTGAGCAGCAGCGTGGTGACCACCTCGTCGACCCCGAGACGGGTCTTCAGGAGCGTCGGGCCAAGCATGACCAGGCCGCCGGCCAGGGCCCCTGCCAGCACGACGAGCGGGATGAGCACATAGGAAGGACCGGACACCAGCCCGGTGCCGACCGCGACGGCGGCAAGCGCCCCCGCATAGAGCTGTCCTTCCGCGCCGATGTTCCAGAGCTTCGCCTTGAAGGCGACCGCGGCGGCGAGCCCGGTCAGGATCAGGGGTGTGGCCCGGGTCAGCATCTCGGTGAAGGCGAAAACAGAACCGAACGCGCCCTTGGCCATCAGGCCATAGGCGCCGAAGACGGAGAGGCCCGCGAAGGCCATGGGAATGGCGGCGAGAACGAGCGCGGCGACAGCGGCCGCGACCGACACGGCCAGCATGCGCGAAACGGGGACGGGGCCTCTCGGCTCGAAGCGGATCATGCGGCTTCCTCCCCGCCGTGCCCGGCCATTCGAAGGCCCAGCGTGCCGCGGTCGAGGGCTTCGGTTGCCTCGGCGGCCGAGAGATGGCCGCGATGGATCACGGCGATGCGGTCGGACAGGCGCATGAGTTCGTCCAGGTCTTCCGAAATGAGGATAACGCCGGCGCCGCGATCGCGCGCGGCGAGCAGGCGCTGGTGCACGTCGAAGGTGGCGCCGACATCGAGCCCGCGCGAGGGCTGGGCCGCGAGCACGACCTTCGGTTCGGATTCGAGGGTGCGCGCCAGCACGATCTTCTGGATGTTGCCCCCCGACAGCAGACGCGCCGGGCTGTCCTCGCTCTGGCAGCGGATGTCATAGGCCTTGATCAGCTGCCTTGCCCGTTCGCGCATGGCGGCAAACCTGAGCAGGCCGAAACGCTGGTTTTCCGGTTTTCGGATGGTCTCGATGGCGAGGTTCTCGGTAACGTTCATCGCGCCGACGATGCCGTCGTGATGGCGGTCCTCGGGAATGCGGGCAAGGCCGCTGTCGATCATTGTCCGCGCACCGGCATGGCTGAGCGGCGTGGTCTCAAGGGTCGCCGTGCCGGATGTCAGTGTTTCAAGGCCCGAAATGACGCGGGCGAGGGTGGTCTGGCCGTTGCCGGATACACCGGCAATGCCGAGAATTTCGCCGGACTTGAGATCGAGATCGACACCGTGCAGCGCGTCACGGCCGTGTCCGGCGCTGACGCGCTTCAGAACGAACAGGGAAGCGCCGGGCGCGCCGGGCGTGCGCACGGTCTCGACGATCTCGTGGCCGACCATCAGTTCGGCGAGCCTGCGCTGGTCGCACTCCGCGGTGGCAAGATCCGCGACCTTGCGGCCGCCGCGCAGCACCGCAACCCGGTGGGAGGAGGCGACCACCTCGGCCAGCTTGTGCGAGATGAAGATGATGCCGAGGCCGTCTTCGGCGAGTTTCTTCAAGGTCGCGAACAGGGTTTCGCTTTCCTGGGGCGTCAGCACGGCGGTCGGCTCATCCAGGACAAGCACACGGGCGTCGCGGTAAAGCGCCTTCAGGATTTCGACCCGCTGCTTCTCGCCGACGGAGAGTTGGGAAATACGGGTGTCCAGCGACACGGTCAGGCCCGAGCGGGCCATCAGCTCTTCCAGCTTTTTCCTCGCCGGTGCACGGGAGGAGGCGAGCGCTGCCAGGCTCTCGGTTCCAAGCAGGATGTTGTCGAGCGCGCTGAGGTTTTCGGCAAGCGTGAAATGCTGGTGGACCATGCCGATGCCGGTCTCCAGCGCGGCATGCGGGGATCCGGGCTCAAGCTCGACCAGCCTGCCGCCGCCGTCATTGACAAGGACGCGTCCCTCGTCGGCAACGTAGTGGCCGAACAGGATGTTCATCAGGGTGGTCTTGCCGGCGCCGTTTTCCCCCAGCAGGGCCAGGATCTCGCCCCGGCTGAGGTCGAGGGAAACGTCGCCATTGGCGGTCAGGGCACCGAACCGCTTGGTGATGCCGTCCAGCCGGAGAACGATGCCGTCCTCCTCAACGGGTTCCGTCATGCGGAGCTCCGGAAATCGGGTTCTTGGGACCACGCCTGTCGCGCGGCAGGGAAGGACCGGCGGCCGGAAATCAGTTTCCCGGCCGCCGGCAGACACCATCACATGGTGGATTTCGGTTCGCTGTCATTGACGTTGACGCGGAACAGGCCATCGAGGATTTCCTGTTCCTTTTCCTTGGTCGCCGCGACCGCGTCGGCCGGTGCCAGGCTTTCGTCGACGATGAAGCTGCCGCCGCCATAGGACATGAAGCTGTAGGGGCCGTAATCGGCCGGCTCGAAGCTGCCGTCGACAACAGCGGCAACCGCCTTGTCGATGGTCGGTTCCATATGCCACAGGGCAGAAGACAGGATCGTGCCCGGGTAGTCGCCGGCAGTGTCGATAACGTTGCCGATGGCAAGGATACCCTTTTCCTTGGCCGCATCAGAGACGCCGAAACGTTCCGCGTAGAGAATGTCGGCGCCCTTGTCGATCATCGCG carries:
- a CDS encoding ABC transporter permease codes for the protein MIRFEPRGPVPVSRMLAVSVAAAVAALVLAAIPMAFAGLSVFGAYGLMAKGAFGSVFAFTEMLTRATPLILTGLAAAVAFKAKLWNIGAEGQLYAGALAAVAVGTGLVSGPSYVLIPLVVLAGALAGGLVMLGPTLLKTRLGVDEVVTTLLLNFVILLFVQMMLEGPMQDPMGMGWPQSEPILDEAALPKLMARMRIHWGLVLALAASLGIWFLLKRTVWGFEIRAVGENAAAARHAGIPVTATFVRVGLLSGALAGLAGVGEVAGLKGYLTADLSPGFGYSGIVVAMLAGLSPVGVVLAALFIASIFVGADSMSRATGVSNYLADLIVAMALLCVLVSGLFLRFRIRLVGGPAAKEAAE
- a CDS encoding ABC transporter ATP-binding protein, translated to MTEPVEEDGIVLRLDGITKRFGALTANGDVSLDLSRGEILALLGENGAGKTTLMNILFGHYVADEGRVLVNDGGGRLVELEPGSPHAALETGIGMVHQHFTLAENLSALDNILLGTESLAALASSRAPARKKLEELMARSGLTVSLDTRISQLSVGEKQRVEILKALYRDARVLVLDEPTAVLTPQESETLFATLKKLAEDGLGIIFISHKLAEVVASSHRVAVLRGGRKVADLATAECDQRRLAELMVGHEIVETVRTPGAPGASLFVLKRVSAGHGRDALHGVDLDLKSGEILGIAGVSGNGQTTLARVISGLETLTSGTATLETTPLSHAGARTMIDSGLARIPEDRHHDGIVGAMNVTENLAIETIRKPENQRFGLLRFAAMRERARQLIKAYDIRCQSEDSPARLLSGGNIQKIVLARTLESEPKVVLAAQPSRGLDVGATFDVHQRLLAARDRGAGVILISEDLDELMRLSDRIAVIHRGHLSAAEATEALDRGTLGLRMAGHGGEEAA